cttcgtctagaTGCGGATGAACCAATCGTCGAAACAACAGAATACACCTTTAAGATGTCATGATTTATCAAcagattattaaatgaacaattcattgCTTAAGTACTTTGACACAATTCATAAGCCATAAGCTCTTCTGGGACACGTTTCAAATACTCTGTGGCTAAATTTCCCACCAATTATGACGTGTAAAGAATCATTTTAGAGGCGATCGTATGGTTGATAACTCGCCGACAATTTGGCAATCGTTACTTCCAACAAATTGACCAAGGAGAAGTACACTTTACCAAGTTTTTGATGCCTAGCTTTAAGAATATCTTTTTTCCACACTTACCGTtagtttttttgcacaatttaatgaaaaaagatgatgatgaaaagtatCTTGCAATGTACAGTATATAACTCTgtctttggatgtcaaaagttatttttttcggacttctttaccgctaccgggattggaatcccagcagttcaagacgagaagattattcattttacttggcttttatttatatatattatttgatcgaccaacgaattagaattggctgatctggctaatccttgaatataaggttgatccggaattttagtcaaaaacttatccaagtctgacttaaatcttgctattggatcaacgcctacatgagccctacgaatatttgagggcagcaaattgaacaatgaaggagcccgagaaagaagagagttggacttcattgttttaactagcctgcattctcgagggcttgaaggtgctctcaaaacgcacgttaagcctctacggtcactacaatggACCCTAagtcctgggttgggacaaagctcatgaatgcttttgaaaacgtacaatatcagatacctttcgtaccttctctgagtactgtacaatcccaacctgtctaacctctcccaatacgagagctctctcatatcctcaatgttcctagtgaaacatctttggacttgctcgagcttttgcaaacctgctgaactaattggagcccaaatgggagaggcatattcaagatgcggctgaacaattgacttgtacagagttagcatcgtgacactatctctggacttaaatgtgcgatatatccaaccatatgtttgaaaagccttaccaacttttaactggatatgctcattgaactttccattatcttggaggactacacctaaatccttcatggatgagacctgctcaatgtccttatcTTCATCAgctaatagtggagtgtctaatggcgtcgacccaaaggtcattgagcggaatttcattttgcaataTATTATACCCTTAAggaatttgaaaggtctctcagacCAGATGTGGGTGtttttatggtgttagaatagcTCAATGATACACCTTGATACATAAACTCGTTCCGGACGCCATTTGCACTCTTTTTAAACTGGTAATTATAGTGCTTCAATCTGAATTTTAAAACTTGTATGGTGGTCTTAAACTATTGCTATCCAAGAAGCATCTCCTATTCTGACTATGTTGAAATCGTTCGCTAAGGTATTATTTCTATTTAATTTCCATTGATCCCCCATTTCCGTTCGTTGCCAATGTCCAAGTATCTGCAAAAATTTCAACCCGCTCCACGTCGAATGACATTGCCCGACTTTCGATGGCTTGATGCCGTTTTTACTATTTAATAGAAAGACCTGAGAGCTCCCCTAAATAAAATACTTTCGATAGTGTATGAATAAAATTGAtgtaatatttttcaatgcctTTTTCAACTGAGCACCTCCAGAGAAAGCTCGAAAAAACGTCGCAAAtttgaaggtaaaaaaacttcaaaacttgTTGGGGCACATACCAAGAGCAATAACCAAAACATTGAGAAGACATCTGTCTCCTTGTCTTAATAATAGGTATTCTTCGTAGAAACATTGCGCTTGTAAATAATATCAAAAAACCAACCGGAACGAATTTCTGTGTCAGGGTGTAAGGGGTTCAGCGAAAAATAACTTGCTTAATTCAAGCACCTTAGACcgtattcttgtatttctccgtttgtgTGTCTGCATCAAGAGGAttgagaggagaatgaaaagggctAATAAACtaaaaatcaagtttaatGTGGATTTGACATCACAATACTTTCCCTGACTCAACATCAAAATACTGGCATtagaaaagatatttttttttcttttacaaaagaGTAATGAAGATTTCCGTCAATTCCTCAAACTTGTTTCGGAAGTCTTCTCTGAACGGCTTCCATTGTGATGATATCCTGCCTTAACACAAGGGAAAAGGCTGAATGACCTTATTCCAAGGTAGCAAGGGCATAGGTTTTGAAAAGGTCAAGCAAAACGTCCCTCTTCCGTGAGGTGAAATGCCGTCTGATCATACCCAATAACCTGTTGGCCTTGGAGCATTGTACTGACACATGGTCATTAAACTCCAAACGATTGTCTTTACCGACTCCTAGATCGTATGTTGTTTGTGTGATGAGGGATGATGCCACTCCAATCATTGTGTAAGTTGGGGTAACTTTCGATTTACACCATAGAGGTTGCCTAAAGTAGTATGGATTGCAAATCAGCAACCGTTATGTGGATGCAGAACTATAGAATACCACAACAACTTTATAATGCAATTGATGAAATGTTGGCAAAAGCTGCATAATAAAATGTATTTATCACAATTTCATAAGTTGAAAAACGAAATCATCAAAGAATGcgaaaagtcattttcaaacCCTTCAGTGTGGCCATAAATTTTTAATGACAAACACTTCTATTAATAACGAACCCATTAACCGATTAAGTCATTGCACTGGGTTTGGTTCTCAATAGTgcccaaaaatatcattgaaattaCAACCTAGGTACAATCAGGTCAATTTTCATGTCCTTGAATTTGGGCTTCCGCCTTTCGCTCGGTGTTTTTAACGGTGTCATCGAAGGCAATTTCAAACCAGAATTTTCCccttaaaaaaatgacatgattttctttttccgtGTCAATTAGAATTGAACAGAACTTCACCAATATGTTTCGTCATAGTCAGAAATCAAAGTGTGGTTCTCATGGAGGCTAATCCTACATATCTTTGGAGATACTAATCTTTACCtcacatttgaaagcaagaacAGTTATTTGAGAGACAAAATGGCGTACTCATTCGATGCTGCAAAGATTGTAAGGTCACAGTGTAACATCTAGCAAAGATCCACTTACAAATCAAACATTTTGCTATCTCCACACGACATGACTGCCACCTCTAATTGCACGATTTGGTCGGACTTTAAGAGCTTAGAAAAGTGCATATGCATTTGAGAAAGTACGCAATACACGCTTGCcaattcactttcaaatctaGCTTCAACTCGTTCAACACACtgttatcaaaatatgaaaaaaaatcatgtttcctttgaaatcttcaaatgatGCATCATTGAACGGTCAAACTAGAAAAAActgaatgtttttttgacaTCTGATGCTTCCTTGACAGCGTGAATCCTCCTTGGATAGCACGttcatttatttgctttttatgCCTTCGTATCGCATATCTACTTTGTGATTGTTGTTGATTTGCAAGACTAATCGACCAGTACATAAGCATGTCATTCCAAGACGCCACGAAAACAAGCCGCATGGCTTATGGCGATCTTAGGACcatccaattcaagtttaTATAAATACAAACGGTCCTgaaatatatatacatatacatatatacatatacatactAATAGATTCGCGTAATATGAAGTCACGAAATTGATTAAACATCCCGAATTTTACCCCTTCGTTGCGCCTACAGATGTCTTTGGTAGCTATTGTTATACGGTACATACGTAGATTGACCATTGCGCTTCCAAGACGGAAAACCAAACTGAACTTGAGACTGGTCCGACCACCTAAAAGGTGAAATGAATCTATCCGAGTGGAAGGTCAGAAACTGGCTGGTTGAAGCTAGCAAACAAATCGTATCTTCGTACTAAAGTGCAAGGGTCGAGAGCCACCAGTGTACTAGCCAACATTTGCTATTGTTGCTTCCAAGAAGCAACAACATAAGCCCAAGTTTCTCGGATAAGTGTGCCGAGACCTCATTAATGCAACTTTTGCTAATCAAATCTGGAGGATAGCATATTAGTGATGAGCTGGACTCGAGTGACCCGGAAAAGGTATGACAAGGAATGTTTGTTTAGTTATTtattctattaaaatcttgAAAAGAGACTCAATCGAGGTGGACCCTTAATTTAAAGAAGTttcgaaaatggaacaagtcaATGGCGATATTCTTTGTAGCAATGAAGGGTTTTTTTTAGATTAGATGCAATACCAATCCGTATCCGTACCAATACTTTTTCTAAGTAGTTATGTTGTTCGATTTTGTATcccaacaaagtcttcaaattaAGATTGCAGACGTTAAAAAACACAAAAGTACCTCGACTTACAAGGAGCAAGCGCTAAAAGGAATCCTGAAGCAAATGAACCTTAAGAGTACTACGCGTATGATTAGAGCTGATCAGTCATGCAACCTTGTTGAATCAAGTCTGGAAACTATTGTCTCGTGGCTATAACTGGTCTTGGCACTTATATTGAGTGTTTCAAATCTCGAAATTCAAGCGAGACCCATcgagaaattttcaaaaacataattACTCCGTCACACCCGATTTAGTCGCATTTTCGAGACCGACAATGTGTTTACAAAGCCATTGTAGATAGTCACGCCCAATGACTGTGTTCTGCGCCGCCCATTTGAGCATCAAATGAACGAGTTCAGCCTCGAATTCGTCGCTAGACCGATGGCTCTTGTCACGTGGTGAGAAGATAACACTACTCCAGTTTTCCGTGAGGATTTTTATCTCCAAAGCGTACTCAACAAAGCTCTCACCTACCAAAAGCAGGTCTTGACAAAAACATGTCCGAGAACAGAGAGACCGTCCCAAATGCCAGGCAACTACCAAGCGCACCTACAACCAACGAGCCATAATAGTTTGACAAACCTTGGACAAGCGGAAAGAAACTACTTGGACTGGAAGTTCCGGGCATAGTAGTAGCTAGCGTCGGTTGGAGTATGACTGACTTGTGTACTCGAAGATCCAAATGTCATGTTGAGTATACTACCAAGTTGATTGCGTAACGCACTCCAAGAGCATTTTATGTGTTGGGTATTTTGGTGCCTCTAGGCTTGAAACCAACAACACCATTTACCCCAACCAACTTAGTTGGCTTTCAAACGTCGAAAATGGCAGACGGCTTCCTCAAGCATAACTTACTCAGGTATTGTCATCTCCTTTGTTTGGTTCAATTCCCATGTTGTCCAAATGTGTGTTCAGTACCTTCTCGAAGAAGTTTGACCCTCGTGTCATTATTCCTTCCTCCTTCGTTCACCAAAAGCGTGTGTGAACTCTCGTTGTTCCACGTTTTGTGAAATCGGGCTACTAAATCTATCATTCCATCTTGGGCACTTTTGGACTGAGCATCACACGACTGTCTTATCTGTTGTTATTGTTAAATATTCCCTATAAAGTGACATCATAAATGTTAATCTTTAGCAAGTCGAAGGAAAGGATGCCTTTGAAAGGCAGGAGGTACTTGGTGCTTCTATTGCTTCAATTTCAGACAATCCTGAACGGTCTTCTTACTTTCCAGCGTTGGTTCTCCGTCCTACAGTTCCATGAAGGACACCTTCGCCACTGAAGGTGCCCCAGTTGTCAATAAGGACTCGACTCCGTTCATATTTTGCATCCATGGCAATAAATATGGCGTGGCTCGATGTTGTGAGGATATTGCCAACGACAGTATACCCCATTCTGGTCCCACCTCATTAACGACGGAATCTATTGAAGGTGGGTTGACTAACAGGGGCTTCTCGTCTGTGGAGATGGAACGAGGTCGTTTAGATGACGATGAGGCCAATAGTGACTCCTCAAAAGGTATGTATATATGTTTGTGTGTATGGATGTGTGTATGGATGTATTTCGGTCTTTGGGagtaaaaatgtttgaaatgatggGAAAGAATGAAATTAGACCGAGGAACCTCATAAGCCATGTCGGTTTATGTGAGTTGAACCAATTTTCCATTTGTCTGGAAGGTTCTAGACTCTAGAATGTTCAGAATTGTTTGGATTAAAAAGAGCCGGAAAATGGTTTCTATTCAATTATTACGTTAATTTGCTCCCAACAAAGTTTAGTCGAgtcaaagttgaattttggCATTCCCTTGACCAACTCGTGGAGGATATTTAACTTGACAATGTTTTAGAGCAAAGCTTATATTTACAAATGTTGTTAGAAATTAatatttcaacttcatttctcGATATTATCTCCATTGGCTCGGTACAATTACTGCGTCTCAATTTTGTGTTACTAACGATTTAATGATTTAGAACTTCACTGTCAAGTTAAATACGCCGCATGCGTTGGTTCTTTTAAAGGAGGTGTAACATCAGCAAGAAATGTTCCTCGTAGTGAAAATTCGATTCATCaacatttcaaagatttttacGCTCAAATGGCTCTTACTTAGCCCCCCTTTTTTTAAGATGTAAATGTAATTGTAACATGTATTAGCGACTTATTCAAgagttttgaaaatagaaattaaTCAAGCCTTTAAAATATCCCNNNNNNNNNNNNNNNNNNNNNNNNNNNNNNNNNNNNGTAACATGTATTAGCGACTTATTCAAgagttttgaaaatagaaattaaTCAAGCCTTTAAAATATCCCTCCCTGCATCTCAGTAAGGGCCCCACACTACTCATCCCAACGCATATTTGTGCATgcattgtgatattgaaaaaccGCATTGGCCGAAAATGTATGATCCGCTTCACTGTATGTTTGATGCAATagcaccaaaaaaagaaagaaactagaaataattatttattaatatatttttgtgatttgaGAGGAGTAATTTTCAgaccaaacacattttatcGTGCTCGTTTGGTATTCGATTGATTTTATAGTTTATTAAGCACTGATCATTCATAAACATCCTGTGTAGGGTTACATTGCCATTCCCACGCCAAGCCCCATGGAATCGACAAGAAAGCTCGGAATAAGCTTCTACTGGCACTTGTGCTCTGTTTTGTATTCATGATTGTGGAAATCGTTGGTAAGCCTTCAAATTAATCGGATGTAAACTTAACTGCAATTCCAATCCCAAACCTTTGCTCTATTATAGGTGGAGTGATTTCGGGCAGTTTGGCCATCATGACCGATGCCGCCCATTTGTTGACGGACGTCGCTGCCTTTTGTGTCTCTCTATTTTCGATTTACATGGCTGGACGTCCAGCCACACAAACCATGAGCTTCGGGTATCATCGGATTGAGGTCTTGGGTGCGATCGTGTCGGTGCTCTTGATTTGGCTCGTGACTGGGGCATTGGTCATTGTGGCCATTGAGCGCATAATCTCCGGGGATTTTGAGATCGATGCCGGCATTATGTTGATCACAAGTGGCTTGGGACTATTGTTCAACGTTATGTAAGTTTGCAATTACAAAGGTTTTTAAAAAGTGTTCTGTCGTCGAGTTGAGTTTTGCCACTCAATATAGTATAAACCAAAGACGATTAGTTCCGTTGATTTTGCATCTTTATACTTGAAAGACAGAGATTTGGTTGGTGGGCTAGTACTCGATATATTTTGCATGAAATgtgaataaaaaatggattcaaagctATATGGAATTAACGATTTAAGCCATGGTTGTTCTAAAACTAATCAAAAAACACGAAACTAGTCCGAGCCGCATCAATAGACTTTTCACCATCTACGgtaatgaaatattggaaTCACCTGAACACAACAGCTCAAGAAAAAGCTActtattgttttattttagaaaaatatgttatgattatcatttttattcttTATGACATAAGTTATCCTATTGATGATCATTGGTCATTTTCCTTAGCATGGGGTGCACCTTGCATCAACACGCCCATTCTCACGGGGGATCCGATGATGGCCACAACCATTCCCATGGAGGTGGACAGAATATCAACGTAACAGCCGCGTACATTCACGTCATCGGGGACTTTATCCAAAGCTTGGGCGTGTTTGTGGCTGCTCTCCTGATCTATTTCATGCCCGATTGGTACCTGGCCGATCCCATTTGCACGTTCCTGTTCTCCGTGCTGGTCTTGGCCACGACGGGCAACATCTTGAAACGAACGCTTCAAGTTCTGATGGAAGGTATCCCCAATGGCGTGAGCTTCCAAGTGgttcaagacaccttgaacaACGTTGAAGGCATTGTGTCTGTCCACAACATCCGTATTTGGAGTCTCACCACCGAGAAGATTGCCATGTCAGCTCATTTGGCGATAAGTAAgaatagaaaataggagtatTTGTGCTTGTGACGTGATTTTAAATCGTCGTTTGATTTACAGCTCCGGGAACGAATgctcaaaatgttttgatggAAGCCTCCCAAAAGATCCGGGTGAAGTACGATATTCATGAAATGACTTTGCAAGTGGAGAACTATCAAGAAGACATGCGAGATTGTAGCAATTGCCAAAACCCCGTCAAATAAGAGCAAGTGATGTGTATTTTCATTTACTCTTAAACTTTCTCATTACATTCCAATGTCAAGTGTTGTAACCTTGGTATCCATAATTTATAAATTTGTGATAATCCCTTGTAATTATTGTGAATGATGATCCGTCCAATGCCAAACGGACTCCGTCTACGTTTTCATCCTATTCCAGATTTAGGATACGAAATACATTCCCATTTGGCGCCACCGTCCGAATTTTCTTGAATGTAACTATTTAGCCGAGTGCAAGAAAGATAAGCCCGTGCTTGTGGGTACCGCCAGATCTGAAAAGTTAGAACACTTGACTGGTAAATCGAGCCAATTTagaatatgcctctcccatttgggctccaataagttcagcaggtttgcaaaagctcgagcatgtccaaagatgttttactaggaacattg
This Tigriopus californicus strain San Diego chromosome 7, Tcal_SD_v2.1, whole genome shotgun sequence DNA region includes the following protein-coding sequences:
- the LOC131882991 gene encoding proton-coupled zinc antiporter SLC30A2-like isoform X1 — encoded protein: MSHQLSNPEMSGASQASPRLAIPDVDLIGNAPVEDDDMPEATADYRRSNRRNHRQNGLSENQSNARTYSISFRDDGGSFIEEIGRRSENRNQRRDPNQRFRRNSVTITNRMAVEPSTEDESAPLLSQSVGSPSYSSMKDTFATEGAPVVNKDSTPFIFCIHGNKYGVARCCEDIANDSIPHSGPTSLTTESIEGGLTNRGFSSVEMERGRLDDDEANSDSSKGLHCHSHAKPHGIDKKARNKLLLALVLCFVFMIVEIVGGVISGSLAIMTDAAHLLTDVAAFCVSLFSIYMAGRPATQTMSFGYHRIEVLGAIVSVLLIWLVTGALVIVAIERIISGDFEIDAGIMLITSGLGLLFNVIMGCTLHQHAHSHGGSDDGHNHSHGGGQNINVTAAYIHVIGDFIQSLGVFVAALLIYFMPDWYLADPICTFLFSVLVLATTGNILKRTLQVLMEGIPNGVSFQVVQDTLNNVEGIVSVHNIRIWSLTTEKIAMSAHLAITPGTNAQNVLMEASQKIRVKYDIHEMTLQVENYQEDMRDCSNCQNPVK
- the LOC131882991 gene encoding proton-coupled zinc antiporter SLC30A2-like isoform X2, whose product is MADGFLKHNLLSVGSPSYSSMKDTFATEGAPVVNKDSTPFIFCIHGNKYGVARCCEDIANDSIPHSGPTSLTTESIEGGLTNRGFSSVEMERGRLDDDEANSDSSKGLHCHSHAKPHGIDKKARNKLLLALVLCFVFMIVEIVGGVISGSLAIMTDAAHLLTDVAAFCVSLFSIYMAGRPATQTMSFGYHRIEVLGAIVSVLLIWLVTGALVIVAIERIISGDFEIDAGIMLITSGLGLLFNVIMGCTLHQHAHSHGGSDDGHNHSHGGGQNINVTAAYIHVIGDFIQSLGVFVAALLIYFMPDWYLADPICTFLFSVLVLATTGNILKRTLQVLMEGIPNGVSFQVVQDTLNNVEGIVSVHNIRIWSLTTEKIAMSAHLAITPGTNAQNVLMEASQKIRVKYDIHEMTLQVENYQEDMRDCSNCQNPVK
- the LOC131882991 gene encoding proton-coupled zinc antiporter SLC30A2-like isoform X3 gives rise to the protein MSWTRVTRKSVGSPSYSSMKDTFATEGAPVVNKDSTPFIFCIHGNKYGVARCCEDIANDSIPHSGPTSLTTESIEGGLTNRGFSSVEMERGRLDDDEANSDSSKGLHCHSHAKPHGIDKKARNKLLLALVLCFVFMIVEIVGGVISGSLAIMTDAAHLLTDVAAFCVSLFSIYMAGRPATQTMSFGYHRIEVLGAIVSVLLIWLVTGALVIVAIERIISGDFEIDAGIMLITSGLGLLFNVIMGCTLHQHAHSHGGSDDGHNHSHGGGQNINVTAAYIHVIGDFIQSLGVFVAALLIYFMPDWYLADPICTFLFSVLVLATTGNILKRTLQVLMEGIPNGVSFQVVQDTLNNVEGIVSVHNIRIWSLTTEKIAMSAHLAITPGTNAQNVLMEASQKIRVKYDIHEMTLQVENYQEDMRDCSNCQNPVK